One genomic segment of Paraburkholderia aromaticivorans includes these proteins:
- a CDS encoding acetyl-CoA hydrolase/transferase family protein — MYQDRIRCAALRGKITSAAEAALLIQDGMRVGASGFTRAGDAKAVPVALAERARQEGKPLRITLMTGASLGHDVDRLLTEAHVLARRLPFQVDKTLRDAINRGEVMFVDQHLSETVEMLRANQLGKLDIAIIEATAITETGGIVPTTSVGNSASFAILADKVIVEINLAQSPALEGLHDIWIPGRRPHREPLPIVRPQDRVGTKAIEIPPEKIAAIVITDMPDSSSTVLPADAETQLIAGHLIEFFQHEVTHGRMPRQLPPLQAGIGTIANAVLAGFVDSPFEAFEIYSEVLQDSTFDLMDAGKVTFASGASITLSAARQAQVFGELERYRDRLVLRPQEVSNHPEVIRRLGLIALNTALEFDIYGNVNSTHVGGTHMMNGIGGSGDFARNASCAIFATKSMAKGGRISSIVPMVPHCDHNEHDVDVVVTEQGLADLRGLAPRERATLIIENCVHPLYRDLLRDYYREALKGGGQTPHQLDQAFAWHTRLRDTGSMLPTQHAGL, encoded by the coding sequence ATGTACCAAGACCGGATTCGCTGCGCCGCGCTGCGCGGAAAGATCACTTCAGCCGCCGAGGCGGCGCTCCTGATTCAGGATGGCATGCGTGTCGGCGCGAGCGGCTTTACGCGCGCGGGCGATGCCAAAGCCGTCCCCGTTGCGCTTGCCGAGCGCGCGCGTCAGGAAGGCAAGCCATTGCGTATTACGTTGATGACCGGCGCATCGCTCGGTCACGACGTGGACCGCTTGCTGACCGAGGCGCACGTGCTGGCTCGGCGCTTGCCGTTCCAGGTGGACAAGACGCTTCGCGACGCAATCAATCGCGGCGAAGTCATGTTCGTGGATCAGCATCTGTCTGAAACCGTCGAAATGCTGCGCGCGAACCAGCTCGGCAAACTCGATATCGCCATTATCGAAGCCACCGCGATCACCGAGACTGGCGGCATTGTGCCGACCACGTCGGTGGGCAATTCAGCGAGCTTTGCGATTCTCGCCGACAAGGTCATCGTCGAAATCAATCTTGCGCAGTCGCCCGCGCTCGAGGGACTGCACGACATCTGGATTCCGGGTCGCAGGCCGCATCGCGAGCCGCTGCCGATTGTCCGTCCGCAAGATCGTGTCGGCACGAAGGCCATTGAGATCCCGCCCGAGAAAATCGCGGCGATCGTCATCACCGATATGCCAGACAGTTCGTCGACGGTGCTGCCGGCGGATGCCGAAACCCAATTGATCGCTGGTCACCTGATCGAGTTTTTTCAGCATGAAGTGACGCACGGGCGCATGCCCCGGCAGCTGCCGCCGCTGCAGGCGGGTATCGGCACGATCGCCAATGCCGTGCTGGCCGGTTTCGTCGATTCGCCATTCGAAGCCTTCGAAATTTATTCAGAAGTGCTGCAGGATTCGACCTTCGACTTGATGGATGCCGGCAAGGTGACGTTCGCCTCCGGTGCGTCGATCACGTTGTCGGCCGCGCGCCAAGCGCAGGTGTTCGGCGAACTCGAACGCTATCGCGATCGGCTCGTGTTGCGTCCGCAAGAAGTCAGCAACCATCCGGAAGTGATTCGCCGGCTCGGTCTGATCGCGTTGAACACCGCGCTGGAATTCGATATTTACGGCAACGTGAATTCGACCCACGTGGGCGGCACGCATATGATGAACGGCATTGGCGGTTCGGGCGACTTCGCGCGCAACGCGTCGTGCGCGATCTTCGCGACCAAGTCGATGGCGAAGGGCGGCCGCATTTCGAGCATCGTGCCGATGGTGCCGCATTGCGACCACAACGAACACGACGTGGACGTGGTCGTGACGGAGCAGGGGCTCGCCGACTTGCGTGGCCTCGCGCCGCGCGAACGCGCGACGTTGATCATCGAAAACTGCGTGCATCCGCTGTATCGCGATCTGCTGCGCGACTACTATCGGGAAGCGTTGAAGGGCGGCGGGCAAACGCCGCATCAACTTGATCAGGCTTTCGCGTGGCACACGCGGTTGCGTGACACCGGTTCGATGTTGCCGACGCAACACGCAGGGCTTTAA
- a CDS encoding GlsB/YeaQ/YmgE family stress response membrane protein, translated as MEHGIIAWLIIGAIAGWLAGVLVKGGGFGLIVDIIVGIVGAFIGGWLAGVLHISLGGGWIGSIITAVIGAVILLFLIRLIRRGT; from the coding sequence ATGGAACACGGCATCATTGCATGGCTCATCATCGGCGCGATCGCCGGCTGGCTGGCAGGTGTGCTCGTCAAAGGCGGCGGCTTCGGCCTGATCGTCGACATCATTGTCGGGATCGTCGGCGCGTTCATCGGCGGCTGGCTCGCTGGCGTGCTGCATATATCGCTCGGCGGCGGCTGGATCGGCTCGATCATCACTGCGGTGATCGGCGCGGTCATTCTTTTGTTTCTTATCCGGCTCATCCGGCGAGGTACTTGA
- a CDS encoding MgtC/SapB family protein, translating to MTMEFVLRLLAAFACGVAIGLERQMRQRNAGLRTITLVASGACLFVTLGVLTGNGTSGITQIAAYVVSGVGFLGGGVIMRDKGSIQGINTAATLWCSAAVGVLCGAGHYGPALAGTVVVLLTNTVLREVSRTINATPVSNADLVREYVLTIVCREADEIHIRTAVSNSMYSTPLSFQSLTSEDVENESGRIRVTATLKMHPKDQSKLEQMASRISMEKSVSSVSWTAREAEPTPE from the coding sequence ATGACAATGGAATTCGTTTTGCGGCTACTCGCCGCTTTCGCCTGTGGCGTGGCCATCGGCCTTGAACGGCAGATGCGTCAGCGCAATGCCGGCCTGCGCACGATCACGCTGGTCGCGAGCGGCGCGTGCCTGTTCGTTACGCTCGGTGTACTGACCGGCAATGGCACGAGCGGCATCACCCAGATCGCCGCATATGTGGTCTCCGGCGTCGGCTTCCTCGGCGGCGGCGTGATCATGCGTGACAAAGGTTCCATTCAGGGAATCAACACCGCAGCGACCTTGTGGTGCTCCGCCGCGGTGGGCGTATTGTGCGGCGCGGGCCATTACGGGCCGGCACTGGCCGGCACCGTGGTCGTGCTGCTGACCAATACCGTGCTGCGTGAAGTCAGCCGTACGATCAATGCGACGCCCGTTTCGAACGCCGACCTGGTTCGCGAATACGTGTTGACGATCGTCTGCCGGGAGGCCGACGAGATTCATATTCGCACCGCTGTCTCCAACTCGATGTACTCGACGCCGCTATCGTTTCAAAGCCTGACGAGCGAAGACGTCGAAAACGAATCAGGACGCATTCGTGTGACGGCAACCTTGAAGATGCATCCCAAAGATCAGTCGAAGCTCGAACAGATGGCTAGCCGCATCAGCATGGAAAAGAGCGTCTCCAGCGTCAGCTGGACGGCCAGAGAAGCGGAGCCGACGCCTGAGTGA
- a CDS encoding metallophosphoesterase, whose protein sequence is MRRSSFLVRIILIGILLHIYVGLRLIPDMPIDTTGRWLCALWLVLSIFLIPLGMLARTIKQQPLSDRLAWVGLLAMGFFSSLLVLTFARDLVLASLLTVDAIWPNTVAIAHWRTGSAAAVPVLALLSTLVGLFNARRRARVVTIEVPIDDLPAALDGFTIVQISDIHVGPTIKGRYVDAIVDAVNRLKPDLIAVTGDIVDGSVPQLTRHTQPLSRLSARHGAFLVTGNHEYYAGANAWIDEFRRLGLNVLLNEHVIVDHDGARAVIAGVTDYSAGHHDPAHRSDPVAALAGAPGDVLIKVLLAHQPRSAEAAAAAGFTLQLSGHTHGGQFFPWNFFVRFQQPFTAGLARLNGLWVYTSRGTGYWGPPKRLGAPSEITRLRLVPGEPD, encoded by the coding sequence ATGCGCCGCTCATCGTTTCTTGTACGTATCATCCTGATTGGCATCTTGCTGCACATCTACGTCGGCTTGCGTCTGATTCCGGACATGCCGATCGATACCACGGGCCGCTGGCTGTGCGCGTTGTGGCTCGTGCTGTCGATCTTTCTCATTCCACTCGGCATGCTGGCGCGCACGATCAAACAACAGCCGCTCAGCGACCGGCTCGCATGGGTCGGCCTACTGGCGATGGGCTTCTTCTCGTCGCTACTGGTGCTGACTTTCGCGCGTGATCTCGTGCTCGCCTCACTGCTCACCGTCGATGCGATCTGGCCGAACACTGTTGCCATCGCGCATTGGCGGACCGGCTCAGCGGCGGCTGTGCCGGTGTTGGCACTGCTCTCCACGCTTGTCGGTCTGTTCAACGCACGCCGTCGCGCCAGGGTCGTCACAATCGAAGTGCCGATCGACGACTTGCCGGCTGCGCTCGACGGCTTCACGATCGTGCAGATCAGCGACATTCACGTTGGCCCGACCATCAAAGGCCGCTATGTGGACGCAATCGTCGACGCGGTGAATCGCCTCAAGCCGGATCTGATCGCTGTTACCGGCGATATTGTGGACGGCAGCGTGCCGCAATTGACCAGACACACGCAGCCGCTCTCGCGGTTGAGCGCGCGCCATGGCGCTTTTCTCGTTACTGGCAATCACGAGTATTACGCCGGCGCCAACGCCTGGATCGACGAATTCCGGCGCCTGGGACTCAATGTCCTGCTGAACGAGCATGTGATCGTGGACCACGACGGCGCACGCGCCGTTATTGCCGGCGTGACCGATTATTCGGCGGGCCATCACGATCCGGCACACCGCAGCGATCCAGTCGCGGCGCTGGCCGGCGCGCCCGGCGACGTGCTGATCAAGGTGCTGCTCGCCCACCAGCCGCGCTCCGCCGAAGCCGCCGCAGCCGCCGGTTTCACATTGCAGCTCTCCGGGCACACGCACGGCGGCCAGTTTTTCCCGTGGAATTTCTTCGTGCGGTTTCAGCAACCGTTCACCGCCGGTCTGGCGCGGTTGAACGGACTCTGGGTCTACACGAGCCGAGGCACCGGCTACTGGGGACCGCCGAAGCGCCTCGGCGCGCCGTCCGAAATCACCCGCTTGCGCCTCGTGCCTGGCGAGCCTGACTGA
- a CDS encoding malonic semialdehyde reductase, translated as MILSDQALDQLFRNARTHNGWQPKPVDDAVLEQLIELVLLGPTSANSSPGRFVFVKTQESKQKLRPALSAGNLEKTMAAPVTVIVGMDMAFYEHLPKLFPHADARSWFAGNDKMIADTAFRNSTLQGGYLILAARALGLDTGPMSGFDAAKVDEAFFAGTTVKSNFLINLGYGDPSKLFPRSPRFAFDEAARIV; from the coding sequence ATGATTCTCTCCGACCAGGCGCTCGATCAGCTATTTCGCAACGCGCGCACGCACAACGGCTGGCAGCCGAAACCCGTCGACGACGCCGTGCTCGAGCAACTCATCGAACTCGTTCTGCTCGGCCCGACCTCGGCCAATTCGAGCCCGGGCCGTTTCGTCTTCGTCAAGACCCAGGAGAGCAAGCAGAAACTGCGTCCGGCTTTGTCGGCGGGCAATCTCGAGAAGACGATGGCTGCGCCGGTCACCGTGATCGTGGGGATGGACATGGCGTTTTACGAGCATCTGCCGAAGCTGTTTCCGCACGCCGATGCGCGCAGCTGGTTCGCCGGTAACGACAAGATGATCGCCGACACGGCATTTCGCAATTCGACGCTGCAAGGCGGTTACCTGATTCTCGCCGCCCGCGCGCTAGGCCTCGACACGGGTCCCATGTCGGGTTTCGACGCAGCCAAGGTCGACGAAGCGTTCTTCGCCGGCACGACCGTGAAGTCGAACTTCCTGATCAATCTGGGCTACGGCGACCCGTCAAAGCTGTTTCCGCGCAGCCCGCGCTTCGCTTTCGACGAAGCCGCGCGGATCGTCTGA
- a CDS encoding alpha-ketoglutarate-dependent dioxygenase AlkB family protein: MTDLFADFSDALPAPDVDWYPDWLPPATAARALAQLVGEAQWRQDMIGTPAGRVPLPRLTAWQGEPDAVYVYSGIRNVPQPWTPTVAELKSAVESVCGTHFNSVLINRYRSGTDSMGWHADREPELGAQPVIASVSLGVARTFDLRHNKTGVVQSFLLKGGSLLVMKGNTQADWRHRVPKEPRVAGERINLTFRWVTPRAGAR, encoded by the coding sequence ATGACGGATCTCTTTGCGGATTTTTCCGATGCTCTGCCGGCGCCCGACGTCGACTGGTATCCCGATTGGCTGCCGCCCGCCACGGCGGCGCGGGCCTTGGCGCAACTCGTCGGTGAAGCGCAATGGCGTCAAGACATGATCGGCACGCCCGCCGGCCGCGTGCCGCTGCCAAGGCTGACTGCGTGGCAAGGCGAGCCGGACGCCGTCTACGTTTACTCGGGCATTCGCAACGTGCCGCAACCATGGACGCCGACGGTTGCCGAGCTGAAATCCGCTGTGGAGTCCGTTTGCGGCACGCATTTTAATAGCGTGTTGATCAACCGCTACCGTAGCGGCACCGACAGCATGGGCTGGCATGCGGACCGCGAGCCCGAACTCGGCGCTCAGCCGGTGATTGCGTCGGTGAGTCTGGGCGTCGCGCGCACGTTCGATCTGCGGCATAACAAAACCGGAGTCGTGCAGTCTTTTTTGCTCAAGGGCGGCAGCTTGCTGGTGATGAAGGGTAATACCCAGGCGGATTGGCGGCATCGGGTGCCGAAGGAGCCGCGCGTAGCCGGTGAGCGGATCAATCTGACGTTTCGATGGGTGACGCCGCGCGCAGGTGCTCGCTGA
- a CDS encoding ABC transporter substrate-binding protein: MANSRRAACRALGALAFCAGFGALTLAAPGAYAQDKQITLGFAQVGAESAWRTANTESVKSAAADAKIKLKFSDAQQKQENQIKAIRSYIAQKVDVIAFSPVVESGWEPVLREAKAAKIPVILTDRNIDVKDTSLYVTMIGSDFMEEGRRGGRWLEDHYKGEQGPINIAELQGTVGSAPANDRHSGLLEVIKNDPKFKIIASQSGDFTLAGGKQVMEAFIKTYGNKINVVYAHNDDMALGAIQAMEEAGMHPGKDVTIVSFDATKGGFQAMAAGKMNVDVECSPLLGPQLMSAVKDVVAGKSLPKRILTEETVFPMSVAAQTLPTRKY; this comes from the coding sequence ATGGCGAATTCACGACGCGCAGCATGTCGTGCGTTGGGCGCGCTCGCATTCTGCGCGGGCTTTGGGGCGCTGACGCTGGCCGCACCGGGCGCTTACGCGCAGGACAAACAGATCACTCTCGGCTTCGCGCAGGTCGGCGCGGAAAGCGCCTGGCGAACCGCCAACACCGAGTCGGTCAAGTCCGCGGCGGCGGACGCAAAGATCAAACTCAAGTTCTCCGACGCGCAGCAGAAGCAGGAAAACCAGATCAAGGCGATCCGCTCCTACATCGCCCAGAAAGTGGACGTAATCGCCTTTTCGCCGGTGGTCGAGTCGGGCTGGGAACCGGTGCTGCGCGAGGCTAAAGCCGCGAAGATTCCGGTGATCCTCACCGACCGCAACATCGACGTGAAAGACACCTCGCTTTACGTCACGATGATCGGCTCCGACTTCATGGAAGAAGGCCGGCGCGGCGGCCGCTGGCTCGAAGATCACTATAAAGGCGAACAAGGCCCGATCAACATCGCTGAACTCCAGGGCACAGTCGGATCGGCGCCGGCCAACGATCGGCACTCCGGTCTGCTGGAAGTCATCAAGAACGATCCCAAATTCAAGATCATCGCCTCGCAAAGCGGCGATTTCACACTGGCCGGCGGCAAGCAGGTGATGGAGGCGTTTATAAAGACGTACGGGAACAAGATCAACGTGGTCTATGCGCATAACGACGATATGGCGCTAGGCGCCATTCAGGCGATGGAAGAGGCCGGCATGCATCCGGGCAAGGACGTCACCATCGTTTCGTTCGACGCGACCAAGGGCGGCTTCCAGGCCATGGCTGCCGGCAAGATGAACGTCGACGTGGAGTGCAGTCCGTTGCTGGGGCCGCAATTGATGTCGGCGGTGAAGGACGTGGTGGCCGGCAAGTCGCTGCCCAAGCGCATCCTGACGGAAGAGACGGTTTTCCCGATGAGCGTCGCCGCGCAAACGCTGCCAACGCGCAAATACTGA
- a CDS encoding sugar ABC transporter ATP-binding protein produces the protein MTHTASNPKPPADGAAVIHAEGSASGLEPVLATAGVSKTFPGVKALQQVDFRLFPGEIHTLMGQNGAGKSTLINVLTGVVAPQAGTIRLGGEVVSFASPQEAEAAGVRTLYQEVNLCSNLSVAENIFAGRQPKRFGAIDWNDIKRRAQAALARLDVTLDVTRSLDAYPIAVQQMVAIARALSVDARVLILDEPTSSLDDSEVAQLFKILRHLKQSGIAILFVTHFIEQTYAISDRITVMRNGEREGEYLARDLPPDQLVSRMVGHERMSARLRAAAQEGHDSQTGPQSARAGQPFIELRGVGRRGSMQPIDLDVEPGQILGLAGLLGSGRTETARLLFGADRADSGTILVEGRPVRLRSPRDAVRHGIGYCAEDRKKEGIVAELSIRENILLALQARRGWWRKISRQRARELADLWIERLGIKASDAEQPIGLLSGGNQQKALLARWLATNPKLLILDEPTRGIDIAAKFDIMDRLLALCASGLSILFISSEISEVLRVSHRVAVLRDRRKIAEVTGQASNEDNIYRLIAGSGE, from the coding sequence ATGACGCATACCGCTTCCAATCCGAAGCCGCCGGCTGACGGCGCCGCCGTGATCCATGCCGAGGGCAGCGCGAGCGGACTCGAACCCGTTCTCGCCACGGCCGGCGTCAGCAAGACGTTCCCGGGCGTGAAGGCGCTGCAGCAGGTCGATTTCCGCCTGTTCCCCGGCGAGATTCATACGCTGATGGGACAGAACGGCGCCGGCAAATCCACGTTGATCAACGTGCTCACCGGCGTGGTCGCGCCGCAGGCCGGCACGATCCGTCTCGGTGGCGAAGTGGTGTCGTTCGCCTCGCCGCAGGAGGCCGAAGCGGCCGGCGTGCGCACGCTGTATCAGGAGGTGAACCTGTGCTCGAACCTCTCGGTAGCGGAGAACATATTTGCGGGCCGGCAACCGAAGCGCTTCGGCGCGATCGACTGGAACGACATCAAGCGACGGGCTCAAGCCGCGCTGGCGCGCCTCGACGTGACGCTCGACGTCACCCGTTCGCTCGACGCCTATCCGATCGCGGTGCAGCAGATGGTGGCCATCGCGAGGGCGCTCTCGGTCGACGCACGCGTGCTGATCCTCGACGAACCGACCTCTAGCCTCGACGACAGCGAAGTCGCGCAGCTATTCAAGATACTTCGTCATCTTAAGCAATCCGGCATTGCGATTCTGTTCGTCACGCATTTCATCGAGCAGACGTATGCCATTTCCGATCGCATTACGGTGATGCGCAATGGCGAGCGCGAAGGCGAATATCTCGCGCGCGATCTGCCGCCGGATCAGCTTGTGTCCAGAATGGTCGGTCACGAGCGTATGAGCGCGCGTTTGCGCGCAGCGGCGCAGGAAGGCCACGACAGCCAGACAGGCCCGCAGAGTGCGCGGGCCGGCCAGCCGTTCATCGAGTTGCGCGGCGTCGGACGGCGCGGCTCGATGCAGCCGATCGACCTCGATGTCGAGCCGGGGCAGATCCTCGGCCTTGCCGGTTTGCTCGGCTCGGGCCGCACGGAAACCGCGCGGCTGCTGTTCGGAGCCGACCGTGCCGACAGCGGCACGATTCTGGTGGAAGGCCGGCCGGTGCGGCTGCGTTCGCCGCGCGACGCGGTGCGCCATGGCATCGGCTATTGCGCGGAGGACCGCAAGAAAGAAGGCATTGTCGCCGAGCTGTCGATTCGCGAGAACATCCTGCTGGCGTTGCAGGCAAGGCGCGGATGGTGGCGCAAGATCAGCCGGCAGCGCGCGCGCGAACTGGCTGATCTGTGGATCGAACGACTCGGCATCAAGGCGTCGGATGCGGAACAGCCGATCGGCTTGCTGTCCGGCGGCAATCAGCAGAAAGCGCTGCTGGCGCGCTGGCTCGCCACCAATCCCAAGCTGCTGATACTCGACGAACCCACGCGCGGCATCGACATCGCGGCCAAGTTCGACATCATGGATCGTCTGCTGGCGTTGTGCGCGAGCGGCCTGAGCATCCTGTTCATTTCGTCGGAGATCAGCGAGGTGCTGCGCGTGAGTCATCGCGTCGCGGTGTTGCGCGACCGCCGCAAGATCGCCGAAGTAACAGGGCAGGCCTCGAACGAAGACAATATCTATCGACTCATCGCGGGGAGCGGCGAATGA
- a CDS encoding ABC transporter permease: MNLSNWVVRDGAERPLLWPCVTLALLCALNLWVNPHFLALRMLDGHLFGAPIDVLNRAAPLVLVATGMTLVIATRGIDISVGAVVAIAGAAAATILATQPVASAGLIAQALVAALIVGVLSGMWNGLLVSFVGMQPIIATLILMVAGRGIAQLLTAGQIIPIGAPGYLFVGGGYWLGVPCSVWIAAAAVLATAALVEGTALGLFIRAIGVNPVATRLVGLRSKALVFAVYGFSGLTAAMAGILISSNVRSADGNNAGLLLELDAILAVTLGGTSLLGGRFSLVGTVLGALIIQTLTYTTYSIGVPPEATLVVKAAVVLAVSMIQSPAARSLAMSFGRSVRMSFKQRGVAR, translated from the coding sequence ATGAATCTATCGAACTGGGTCGTACGCGATGGCGCCGAGCGCCCGTTGCTCTGGCCGTGCGTGACGCTGGCGTTGTTGTGCGCCCTGAACCTGTGGGTCAATCCGCATTTCCTGGCGCTGCGCATGCTCGACGGCCATCTGTTCGGCGCGCCGATCGATGTGCTGAATCGCGCCGCGCCGCTGGTGCTCGTCGCCACCGGCATGACACTGGTGATCGCGACGCGCGGCATCGACATTTCGGTCGGCGCGGTGGTGGCGATCGCGGGCGCCGCCGCGGCCACGATCCTCGCGACCCAGCCGGTGGCCTCGGCCGGGCTGATCGCGCAGGCGCTGGTGGCGGCGTTGATCGTGGGCGTGCTGAGCGGCATGTGGAACGGCTTGCTGGTGTCCTTCGTCGGCATGCAGCCGATCATCGCCACCTTGATACTGATGGTCGCCGGGCGTGGCATTGCGCAATTGCTGACAGCGGGGCAGATCATTCCGATCGGCGCGCCGGGCTATCTGTTCGTGGGCGGCGGTTACTGGCTCGGCGTGCCGTGTTCGGTATGGATCGCGGCGGCGGCGGTGCTGGCGACTGCCGCGCTCGTCGAAGGCACCGCGCTCGGGCTTTTCATCCGCGCGATCGGCGTCAATCCGGTCGCCACGCGTCTGGTCGGCTTGCGATCCAAGGCGCTCGTCTTTGCCGTGTACGGCTTCTCGGGGCTGACCGCGGCGATGGCGGGCATTCTCATCAGCTCGAACGTGCGCAGCGCCGACGGCAACAATGCCGGCCTGCTGCTCGAACTGGATGCGATCCTCGCGGTGACGCTCGGTGGCACCTCGCTGCTCGGCGGCCGCTTCAGTCTCGTGGGCACGGTGCTGGGCGCGCTGATCATTCAGACGCTGACCTACACCACCTATTCGATCGGCGTGCCGCCCGAGGCCACGCTCGTCGTCAAGGCGGCCGTGGTGCTGGCGGTGAGCATGATCCAGTCGCCGGCGGCGCGCTCGCTTGCCATGTCGTTCGGCAGGTCGGTCCGCATGTCCTTCAAGCAACGCGGGGTGGCGCGATGA
- the yjfF gene encoding galactofuranose ABC transporter, permease protein YjfF produces MRRIVEAWAHIVDPRTLPIAVTILLFCALFAFGSVMYTGFFSWQVLLDLLVDNAFLLIVAIGMTFVIVSGGIDLSVGSVVALTTIVEAVLSEHLHWPVWAILPVVLLMGTVFGAVQGALIHFFRLQAFIVTLAGMFFARGLCFLITTQSITITDSTFQKISAFRLDIGVGSVTANVLIAFVTLLAAIYVAHFTRFGRNVYAIGGNARSALLMGLPVARTRVGVYALSGFCSALGGAVFTFYVLSGYGLQGQGMELDAIAATVIGGTLLTGGVGYVVGSLFGVGILGTIQTLITFDGTLSSWWTRIVIGALLCAFCLLQRLIERHAKSVGRPGGTGAVVTAGRERAHADGSAASDSHVIGRAPEQA; encoded by the coding sequence ATGAGACGGATCGTCGAAGCCTGGGCTCATATCGTCGATCCGCGCACGCTGCCGATCGCCGTCACGATCCTGCTGTTCTGCGCGCTGTTCGCGTTCGGCTCGGTGATGTACACGGGATTCTTCTCGTGGCAGGTGCTGCTCGATCTGCTGGTCGACAACGCGTTCCTGCTGATCGTGGCGATCGGCATGACGTTCGTGATCGTGTCCGGCGGCATCGACCTGTCGGTGGGGTCGGTGGTCGCGCTGACGACCATCGTCGAGGCGGTGCTGTCCGAACACCTGCATTGGCCCGTGTGGGCGATCCTGCCGGTCGTGCTGCTGATGGGCACCGTGTTCGGCGCGGTGCAAGGCGCGTTGATCCACTTTTTCCGTTTGCAGGCCTTCATCGTCACGCTAGCCGGCATGTTCTTCGCGCGCGGCTTGTGCTTTCTGATCACGACGCAGTCCATCACCATCACCGATTCGACGTTCCAGAAGATTTCGGCGTTTCGTCTCGACATTGGCGTGGGCTCGGTCACAGCCAACGTGCTGATCGCGTTCGTCACGCTGCTGGCGGCAATCTACGTCGCGCATTTCACGCGTTTTGGCCGCAACGTGTACGCGATCGGCGGCAACGCGCGCTCGGCTTTGCTGATGGGCTTGCCGGTCGCGCGCACGCGCGTCGGCGTGTATGCGCTGAGCGGTTTCTGTTCGGCGCTCGGCGGCGCGGTCTTCACGTTCTACGTCCTGTCGGGCTACGGATTGCAAGGGCAGGGCATGGAGCTCGACGCGATCGCGGCGACCGTGATCGGCGGCACGCTGCTGACGGGCGGCGTGGGCTATGTGGTCGGCTCGCTGTTCGGCGTCGGCATTCTCGGCACGATCCAGACGCTGATCACGTTCGACGGCACGCTCAGTTCGTGGTGGACCCGCATCGTGATCGGCGCCTTGCTCTGCGCGTTCTGCCTGTTGCAACGGCTGATCGAGCGTCACGCGAAATCGGTGGGGCGTCCTGGCGGCACCGGCGCGGTCGTGACCGCGGGACGCGAACGCGCTCACGCGGACGGATCGGCCGCGTCGGACTCGCATGTGATCGGACGCGCGCCCGAACAGGCGTGA